TTGCCCGCGGGCGCCGCGAGCAGGCAAGATAGCCGGGTGACCCTCCTTGACCTGATGCCGAGCCCCGCCACCCCCGACGCGCTGTACGAGACCTTCGCCGCCTGGGCGGAGGAGCGCGGCATCACGCTGTACCCCGCCCAGGAGGAGGCGCTGATCGAGCTGGTCTCCGGGAACAACGTGATCCTGGCGACCCCGACCGGCTCGGGAAAGAGCCTGGTCGCGGCGGGTGCGCACTTCGCGGCGCTGGCCGAGGGCAAGCGGACCTTCTACACCGCGCCGATCAAGGCGCTGGTGTCGGAGAAGTTCTTCGACCTGTGCAAGATGTTCGGCACCGAGCAGGTCGGCATGATGACCGGCGACGCGAGCGTGAACCCGACCGCGCCGATCATCTGCTGCACGGCCGAGGTGCTGGCGAACATCGCACTGCGGGACGGGGCCCAGGCCGACGTCGGCCAGGTCGTGATGGACGAGTTCCACTTCTACGCCGAGCCGGACCGCGGCTGGGCCTGGCAGATCCCGATCCTGGAGCTGCCGCACGCGCAGTTCCTGCTGATGTCGGCCACCCTCGGCGACGTCCGCCGCTTCGAGGAGGACCTGGCCCGCCGCACCGGCCGCCCGACCACCGTGGTCCGGTCGGCGACCCGGCCCGTCCCGCTGTTCTACGAGTACCGCCGCACCACCATGCACGACACCCTGGAGGAGCTGCTGACGACCGGTCAGGCACCGGTGTACGTCGTGCACTTCACCCAGAAGGAGGCGGTGGAGCGGGCGCAGTCGCTGATGAGCATCAACATGTGCTCGAAGGCGGAGAAGGACGCGATCGCCGACCTGATCGGCAACTTCCGCTTCACCACCAAGTTCGGCCGCAACCTCTCCCGGTTCGTCCGGCACGGCATCGGCGTGCACCACGCCGGCATGCTGCCCAAGTACCGCCGACTGGTCGAACGCCTCGCCCAGGCGGGCCTGTTGAAGGTCATCTGCGGCACGGACACGCTGGGCGTCGGCGTCAACGTGCCGATCCGTACGGTGCTGTTCACCGCGCTCTCCAAGTACGACGGCATCCGGGTGCGCACCCTGCGGGCCCGGGAGTTCCACCAGATCGCGGGCCGGGCCGGGCGGGCCGGCTTCGACACCGTCGGGCAGGTGGCGGCGCAGGCGCCGGAGCACGTGGTGGAGAACGACAAGGCGCTCTCCAAGGCCGGTGACGACCCGAAGAAGCGCCGCAAGGTGGTCCGCAAGAAGGCCCCCGAGGGCTTCGTCGGCTGGACGGAGGAGGGCTTCGAGAAGCTCATCGCCGCCGACCCGGAGCCGCTGGTCTCCCGCTTCAAGGTCACCCACGCGATGCTGCTCTCGGTGATCGGCCGGCCCGGCAACGCCTTCGAGGCGATGCGGCACCTGCTCACCGACAACCACGAGGAGCGCTCCGCCCAGCGCCGGCACATCCGCAACGCCATCGCCATCTACCGCTCGCTGCTGGACGGCGGCGTGGTCGAGCGGCTGCCGGAGCCGGACGCCGAGGGCCGGATCGTGCGCCTGACCGTCGACCTCCAGGAGAACTTCGCGCTCAACCAGCCGCTCTCCACCTTCGCGCTGGCCGCCTTCGAGCTGCTCGACCCGGCCTCGCCCTCGTACGCGATGGACGTGGTCTCGGTGGTCGAGGCGACCCTCGACGACCCGCGCCAGATCCTCGCCTCGCAGCAGAACAAGGCGCGCGGCGAGGCCATCGGCGAGATGAAGCGCGACGGCGTCGAGTACGAGGAGCGGATGGAGCGGCTCCAGGACATCACGTACCCGAAGCCGCTGGAGGAACTGCTCAGCCACGCCTACGACGTCTACCGGCGCGCGCACCCGTGGATCGGCGACCACCCGCTGCAGCCCAAGTCGGTCGTCCGTGACCTGTACGAGCGGGCGATGACCTTCAGCGACTACGTCGGCCACTACGACCTGGCCCGTACCGAGGGCATCGTGCTGCGCTACCTGGCGGGCGCGTTCAAGGCGCTGGAGCAGACCGTCCCGGAGGACATCAAGACCGACGACCTCAAGGACGTGATCGCCTGGCTGGGCGAGCTGGTCCGCCAGGTCGACTCCAGCCTGCTCGATGAGTGGGAGCAACTGGCCAACCCCACTGACCCGTTGGCCCCCGAGGTGACGCTGGACGACCGGCCCGCGCCGGTCACCGCGAACGAGCGGGCGTTCCGGGTGCTGGTCCGCAACGAGATGTTCCGCCGGGTGGAGCTGGCCGCGCTGGAGAACTACCACGCGCTCGGCGAGCTGGACGGCGAGTACGGCTGGGACGCCGACCGCTGGGCGGACGCGATGGACCTGTACTGGGAGGAGCACGACGACCTCTCCACCGGCCCGGACGCGCGCGGCCCGAAGATGCTGCTGATCGAGCAGGAGGAGGACGCCTGGCAGGTCCGGCAGATCTTCGACGACCCGGCGGGCCACCACGACTGGGGCATCAGCGCCGAGGTCGACCTGCACGGCTCGAACGAGGAGGGCCGCGCGGTGCTGCGCGTCACCGCCGTCGACCGGATGGGCGGCTGACCCCGAGCGGGCCGCGCCGGGAGCCCTACGGGGCTGCCGGCGCGACGGCGGGCCGCCGGACGGCTCGGCGCGCTCACTGCCGGGCCCGGCCGACCCGGCCTGCGGGGCCGGCCCGTCAGCCCCGCAGGTAGGACAAATCCTTTTCGCCGAGCACGAGTTCGTCCACCGCGAGGTTCTCCGCCCGGTGGTCGGGCGAACCGGGGCCCGGGATCGCCGGGACCGGCGGTGCGGCCGCCCGCAGCGAGGCGCTCACGACTGCGCAGGGGTGGCCCCGGACCGGCCGCCACCGCGCCGCTCGCTCGCGCGCCCCGAACGAACCGCCGCCCCCGCCGAGCTGGACGTACGGCAGCTACCCGACCGAGCTCGGAGCCGGCTCCCGCTTCCCGGCCGGGCCGCGGTCGGGCGAGCTCGGGCCGGCGCGCGGCCGCCGAGCACGAACAGGGCCGGGCCGGACCGCCCGTCGAGCGGCGGGCCTGGTGGAGATGCAGCGGCCCGGGACGGTCAGGGCGACCGTCGCAGCCCCGCGACGAGGAGCGCGACCAGGCGGCGCGCGTCGTAGCGGGGGTCGCTCTCGGCGCCGATGCAGAGGTTTCCGATGCCGCGCATGAGGTGGTACGCGGTGATGTCCGAGCGGATCTCACCGGATGCCGCGGCTTCGTCGAGGAGCTGGGAGCAGACCGGCAGCAGGCGGTCGAGGAAGTAGGCGTGCAGCGTCTCGAAGCCGGCGTTGTCGGCCTGCATCGCGGCGGCCAGGCCGTGCTTGGTGACCAGGAAGTCCACGAAGAGGTCGACCCACCGCCCGAACGCCGCGCCGGGCGTGGGGCTGCTCGCCAGCAGGGCCGGGCCGGCGTCGGCGCAGGCGTCGACCTGGTGGCGGTAGACGGCGACGACGAGGTCGGCCCGGGTGGGGAAGTGACGGTAGACCGTGCCCGTCCCGACGCCGGCTCTGGCCGCGATGTCGCGCACCGGCGCCTCCACTCCGGCGGCGACGAAGACCTCGGCGGCCGCGTCCAGCAGGGCCTGCTGGTTACGGCGGACGTCCTTGCG
The sequence above is a segment of the Kitasatospora sp. NBC_00240 genome. Coding sequences within it:
- a CDS encoding DEAD/DEAH box helicase; this translates as MTLLDLMPSPATPDALYETFAAWAEERGITLYPAQEEALIELVSGNNVILATPTGSGKSLVAAGAHFAALAEGKRTFYTAPIKALVSEKFFDLCKMFGTEQVGMMTGDASVNPTAPIICCTAEVLANIALRDGAQADVGQVVMDEFHFYAEPDRGWAWQIPILELPHAQFLLMSATLGDVRRFEEDLARRTGRPTTVVRSATRPVPLFYEYRRTTMHDTLEELLTTGQAPVYVVHFTQKEAVERAQSLMSINMCSKAEKDAIADLIGNFRFTTKFGRNLSRFVRHGIGVHHAGMLPKYRRLVERLAQAGLLKVICGTDTLGVGVNVPIRTVLFTALSKYDGIRVRTLRAREFHQIAGRAGRAGFDTVGQVAAQAPEHVVENDKALSKAGDDPKKRRKVVRKKAPEGFVGWTEEGFEKLIAADPEPLVSRFKVTHAMLLSVIGRPGNAFEAMRHLLTDNHEERSAQRRHIRNAIAIYRSLLDGGVVERLPEPDAEGRIVRLTVDLQENFALNQPLSTFALAAFELLDPASPSYAMDVVSVVEATLDDPRQILASQQNKARGEAIGEMKRDGVEYEERMERLQDITYPKPLEELLSHAYDVYRRAHPWIGDHPLQPKSVVRDLYERAMTFSDYVGHYDLARTEGIVLRYLAGAFKALEQTVPEDIKTDDLKDVIAWLGELVRQVDSSLLDEWEQLANPTDPLAPEVTLDDRPAPVTANERAFRVLVRNEMFRRVELAALENYHALGELDGEYGWDADRWADAMDLYWEEHDDLSTGPDARGPKMLLIEQEEDAWQVRQIFDDPAGHHDWGISAEVDLHGSNEEGRAVLRVTAVDRMGG
- a CDS encoding TetR/AcrR family transcriptional regulator, giving the protein MSDSSQGAEGAAGARRKDVRRNQQALLDAAAEVFVAAGVEAPVRDIAARAGVGTGTVYRHFPTRADLVVAVYRHQVDACADAGPALLASSPTPGAAFGRWVDLFVDFLVTKHGLAAAMQADNAGFETLHAYFLDRLLPVCSQLLDEAAASGEIRSDITAYHLMRGIGNLCIGAESDPRYDARRLVALLVAGLRRSP